The Deinococcus metalli genome includes a window with the following:
- a CDS encoding carbohydrate ABC transporter permease, with amino-acid sequence MRAERAPRWSWALYALLVLVSLPFLLPLLWLLVSAFKTSAAIFSSPFDVNLAHLSLANVRQVFHDYPFARQYVNSVYIAALVVPLTMLLSALAGYAFARLRFPGRDVVFILTLVAMMVPSELTAVPQFVAFSRLGLTNSHVPVIVTQIFSATGALAVFLMRQHFITLPPELDDAGRVDGLGTLGVFRYIMLPLSRPALATVAIFAVLNSWNDYFNPLIYLSREGLLTLPLALQRFTDPLGGVYWNLTLAAGVLVALPVLLTFLLAQRQFIESLAASGTKG; translated from the coding sequence ATGAGGGCTGAGCGCGCGCCCCGCTGGTCGTGGGCGCTGTACGCTCTGCTCGTGCTCGTCAGCCTGCCGTTCCTGCTGCCGCTGCTGTGGCTGCTGGTGTCGGCGTTCAAGACCAGCGCGGCGATCTTCTCCTCGCCGTTCGACGTGAATCTCGCGCACCTGAGCCTGGCGAACGTCCGGCAGGTGTTCCACGACTACCCGTTCGCGCGGCAGTACGTGAACAGCGTGTACATTGCCGCGCTGGTCGTGCCGCTCACCATGCTGCTGTCCGCGCTGGCCGGGTACGCCTTCGCGCGGCTGCGCTTCCCCGGCCGGGACGTGGTGTTCATCCTCACGCTGGTCGCGATGATGGTGCCCAGCGAACTCACGGCCGTGCCGCAGTTCGTGGCGTTCAGCCGGCTGGGGCTCACGAACTCGCACGTCCCGGTGATCGTCACGCAGATCTTCAGCGCGACCGGCGCGCTGGCCGTGTTCCTGATGCGCCAGCACTTCATCACCCTGCCGCCCGAACTCGACGACGCCGGGCGCGTGGATGGGCTGGGCACGCTGGGCGTGTTCCGGTACATCATGCTCCCCCTCTCGCGGCCCGCGCTGGCCACGGTGGCGATCTTCGCGGTGCTGAACTCCTGGAACGACTACTTCAACCCATTGATCTACCTCAGCCGCGAGGGCCTGCTCACCCTGCCGCTGGCCCTGCAACGCTTCACGGACCCGCTCGGCGGCGTGTACTGGAACCTCACGCTGGCGGCCGGCGTGCTCGTCGCGCTGCCGGTGCTCCTCACCTTCCTCCTCGCGCAGCGGCAGTTCATCGAGAGCCTGGCCGCCAGCGGCACCAAAGGTTGA
- a CDS encoding carbohydrate ABC transporter permease produces the protein MTRAARPGRPALRRAQREALMGVLFAAPFALGMLLVVIVPLLGVMGISLTQWSLLDAPRWVGLRNYTRLAADPAFLRSAGVTAAFTAGILALNISAALALATLLNVRLRGIGVFRTIVFSPVVMPVVAWALVWKFLLQPDSLLNTWLSRLGAGEVNLLFTPSTALWTVVVIEVIKSVGLNAVIFLSALQGVPPELHEAARLDGATGWQVFRRIILPLISPTFFLVFIVTLIGALKLFTPVYVLTGGGPADSTTTLIVYMFKQGFQFFEFGYASAVATVLFVIVLALTVAQWSLRRRLVFYEG, from the coding sequence GTGACGCGCGCGGCGCGCCCGGGGCGCCCGGCCCTGCGGCGCGCCCAGCGGGAGGCGCTGATGGGCGTGCTGTTCGCCGCGCCGTTCGCGCTGGGCATGCTGCTCGTGGTCATCGTGCCGCTGCTCGGCGTGATGGGCATCTCGCTGACGCAGTGGTCGCTGCTGGACGCGCCCCGCTGGGTGGGCCTGCGCAACTACACGCGCCTGGCCGCCGATCCGGCCTTCCTGCGCAGCGCCGGCGTGACGGCCGCGTTCACGGCGGGCATCCTCGCGCTGAACATCAGCGCCGCGCTGGCCCTGGCAACGCTGCTGAACGTCCGACTGCGCGGCATCGGGGTGTTCCGCACCATCGTCTTCTCGCCAGTGGTGATGCCGGTGGTCGCGTGGGCGCTGGTGTGGAAGTTCCTGCTGCAGCCCGACAGCCTTCTCAACACCTGGCTGTCGCGGCTGGGCGCGGGCGAGGTGAACCTGCTGTTCACGCCGTCCACGGCGCTGTGGACGGTCGTGGTGATCGAGGTGATCAAGTCCGTTGGCCTGAACGCCGTGATCTTCCTCAGCGCGTTGCAGGGCGTGCCGCCGGAACTGCACGAGGCGGCCCGGCTCGACGGCGCGACCGGGTGGCAGGTCTTCCGCCGCATCATCCTGCCGCTGATCTCGCCGACCTTCTTCCTGGTGTTCATCGTCACGCTGATCGGCGCGCTGAAGCTGTTCACGCCGGTGTACGTCCTCACCGGGGGCGGCCCGGCGGACTCGACGACCACCCTGATCGTGTACATGTTCAAGCAGGGCTTCCAGTTCTTCGAGTTCGGCTACGCCAGCGCCGTGGCGACCGTGCTGTTCGTGATCGTGCTGGCCCTGACCGTCGCCCAGTGGTCGCTGCGCCGCCGGCTGGTGTTCTATGAGGGCTGA
- a CDS encoding FAD-dependent oxidoreductase — MPDTHTDILIIGGGTGGVAAALAALRLGRRVLMTEETDWIGGQLTSQAVPPDEGIWIEEVGCTASYRAFRNGVRAYYRQHYPLRPESRAEVALNPGAGTVSRLCHEPRVALAVLEAMLAPYRADRQLVVLLETRPVAVEMDGDRVAAVTVEHVPSGERTVLTAPYVLDATETGELLDLGGIESVIGAEGHAQTGEPHALSEADPLNQQAISWCFAMDHLEGEDHTIDKPAGYDFWRGYQAPFWPDRQLSWTLCQPITHRAVYRDLFGNPDETPHGGDLWHFRRIFARRHYPEGRYASDITLVNWPQIDYWLGPVLGVSEEEKAKHLAGARDLSLSLLYWMQTEAPRHDGPGHGYPGLRLRGDVTGTRDGLAKAIYVRESRRIRAQFTVLEQMVGVDARAGLQGAELFPDTVGIGQYRIDLHPSTRGRNYVDVASWPFQIPLGALLPVRVENLLPAAKNLGVTHITNGCYRLHPVEWNIGEAAGALAAHALNADLTPAQVYHTPALLGDFQALLERDLGFELHWPEALRLTPSPGF; from the coding sequence ATGCCAGACACCCACACGGACATCCTGATCATCGGCGGGGGCACGGGCGGCGTCGCCGCGGCCCTGGCCGCCCTGCGGCTCGGCCGGCGCGTCCTCATGACCGAGGAGACCGACTGGATCGGCGGGCAGCTCACCTCCCAGGCCGTGCCGCCGGACGAGGGCATCTGGATCGAGGAGGTCGGCTGCACCGCGTCCTACCGCGCTTTTCGCAACGGCGTGCGCGCGTACTACCGCCAGCATTACCCGCTGCGGCCCGAGTCGCGCGCCGAGGTGGCGCTCAATCCCGGGGCCGGGACCGTCAGCCGCCTGTGCCACGAGCCGCGCGTCGCCCTGGCGGTGCTGGAGGCCATGCTCGCTCCGTACCGCGCGGACCGGCAACTGGTCGTGTTGCTGGAGACCCGGCCCGTCGCCGTCGAGATGGACGGGGACCGCGTCGCGGCCGTCACGGTGGAGCACGTTCCGAGCGGCGAGCGGACGGTCCTCACGGCGCCCTACGTGCTGGACGCCACCGAGACCGGCGAGCTTCTGGACCTGGGGGGCATCGAGAGCGTGATCGGCGCCGAGGGCCACGCGCAGACCGGCGAGCCGCACGCGCTGTCCGAGGCCGATCCCCTCAACCAGCAGGCGATCAGCTGGTGCTTTGCGATGGATCACCTCGAGGGCGAGGACCACACCATCGACAAGCCCGCCGGTTACGACTTCTGGCGCGGGTACCAGGCGCCGTTCTGGCCGGACCGGCAACTCAGCTGGACGCTGTGCCAGCCGATCACGCACCGCGCCGTGTACCGCGACCTGTTCGGCAACCCGGACGAGACCCCGCACGGCGGCGACCTGTGGCACTTCCGGCGCATCTTCGCCCGGCGGCACTACCCCGAGGGCCGCTACGCCAGCGACATCACGCTGGTGAACTGGCCGCAGATCGACTACTGGCTCGGCCCGGTGCTGGGCGTCAGCGAGGAGGAGAAGGCGAAGCACCTCGCCGGAGCCCGCGACCTGAGCCTCAGTCTGCTGTACTGGATGCAGACCGAGGCGCCCCGACACGACGGCCCCGGCCACGGGTACCCGGGCCTGCGCCTGCGCGGCGACGTGACCGGCACGCGGGACGGTCTTGCCAAGGCCATCTACGTCCGCGAATCCCGCCGCATCCGGGCGCAGTTCACGGTGCTCGAGCAGATGGTCGGCGTGGACGCCCGCGCGGGCCTTCAGGGCGCCGAGCTGTTCCCCGACACGGTCGGCATCGGGCAGTACCGCATCGACCTGCACCCGTCCACGCGCGGCCGCAATTATGTCGATGTGGCGTCGTGGCCCTTCCAGATTCCGCTGGGGGCGCTCCTCCCGGTGCGGGTGGAGAACCTCCTGCCCGCCGCGAAGAACCTCGGGGTCACGCACATCACGAACGGCTGCTACCGCCTGCACCCCGTCGAGTGGAACATCGGCGAGGCCGCCGGGGCGCTCGCGGCACACGCGCTGAACGCCGATCTGACGCCGGCGCAGGTCTACCACACGCCCGCCCTGCTGGGCGACTTCCAGGCCCTGCTGGAACGCGACCTCGGCTTCGAGCTGCACTGGCCCGAGGCGCTGCGCCTCACGCCCTCTCCCGGGTTCTAG
- a CDS encoding PfkB family carbohydrate kinase — translation MSEAAVLVAGSLHVDRMVQVEQLPVPGETVIATGHWSQLGGKAANQAVAAAQLVRTTLAACVGNDADGQQAREALIRLGVHTALQISGSLATGSSVALLDHGGENVGVVVPGANADLKAEDVAPALRADPPRLLVCQWETAAPTLHRLLEDARAAGIPVLLNAAPWRADPAYHATLALADHVVVNAVEARAWTGSDPSARAAHLPLDHPSVVVTLGAGGVLHYRDGVLTTDLPAPAVQARSTHGAGDHFVGVLAGQIARGTTVPDALGHAVTSAADFVQLLHKHDSVS, via the coding sequence ATGTCTGAAGCGGCCGTGCTGGTGGCGGGCAGCCTGCACGTCGACCGGATGGTGCAGGTCGAGCAGCTGCCCGTGCCGGGCGAGACGGTGATCGCCACGGGCCACTGGTCGCAGCTGGGAGGCAAGGCCGCCAACCAGGCGGTGGCGGCGGCCCAGCTCGTCCGCACCACGCTGGCCGCGTGCGTCGGCAACGACGCGGACGGGCAGCAGGCCCGGGAGGCCCTGATCCGCCTGGGCGTGCACACGGCGCTCCAGATCAGCGGATCGCTCGCCACGGGGTCCAGCGTGGCGCTGCTCGATCACGGCGGCGAGAACGTGGGCGTGGTGGTGCCGGGCGCCAACGCCGACCTGAAGGCCGAGGATGTGGCGCCGGCCCTGCGCGCGGATCCTCCGCGGCTGCTGGTCTGCCAGTGGGAGACGGCCGCGCCGACTCTGCACCGCCTGCTGGAAGACGCGCGGGCGGCGGGCATTCCGGTCCTGCTGAATGCCGCCCCGTGGCGCGCGGACCCCGCGTACCACGCGACGCTCGCCCTGGCGGATCATGTGGTCGTGAACGCTGTGGAGGCGCGGGCGTGGACCGGCTCAGACCCCTCGGCCCGCGCGGCCCACCTGCCGCTTGACCATCCCAGCGTCGTGGTGACCCTCGGTGCGGGCGGGGTTCTGCACTACCGGGACGGCGTGCTCACTACAGACCTGCCCGCCCCGGCCGTCCAGGCGCGCTCCACGCACGGTGCCGGCGACCACTTCGTCGGGGTGCTGGCCGGGCAGATCGCGCGCGGCACCACCGTGCCGGACGCCCTCGGGCACGCCGTGACGTCCGCCGCCGACTTCGTTCAACTGCTGCACAAACACGATTCCGTTTCGTGA
- a CDS encoding ABC transporter permease, with amino-acid sequence MQKTQSTSNAASRAAVIERLREAGILAILLLGAVVFSATVPSFFSVDNAITGIGLSAAINTIVAIGLTYVIMTGGIDLSVGSTAALSAVIGADLMQRGLPPLLAVVVALAVGAVAGLVNGLLITRVQLAPFIVTLGTMTFYRGLALSYTNGQPILSLPDGFKNSLGGDVFGLPIPLIAALVLVAAFTLILRYTKTGQYILAIGGNAEAVRLSGINTGRFVTLTYVISGVLAAFAALVLIAQLGAAEPILGNGWELSAIAASVVGGTSLAGGKGNVVGALLGALLLSMLQNVLTLLGVQAFYQLLATGLIIIGAMVIDRYTRGP; translated from the coding sequence ATGCAGAAGACCCAGTCCACGTCTAACGCCGCCAGCCGCGCGGCGGTCATCGAACGCCTGCGCGAGGCGGGCATCCTGGCCATCCTGCTGCTCGGCGCGGTGGTCTTCAGCGCGACCGTGCCGTCGTTCTTCTCGGTCGACAACGCCATCACCGGTATCGGCCTGAGCGCGGCCATCAACACCATCGTCGCCATCGGCCTGACGTACGTGATCATGACCGGCGGCATCGACCTGAGCGTGGGTTCGACCGCCGCGCTGTCGGCCGTGATCGGCGCAGACCTGATGCAGCGCGGGCTGCCGCCCCTGCTCGCCGTGGTGGTCGCCCTGGCGGTGGGCGCCGTGGCCGGCCTGGTGAACGGCCTGCTGATCACGCGGGTGCAGCTCGCGCCGTTCATCGTCACGCTCGGCACCATGACCTTCTACCGCGGGCTGGCGCTGTCGTACACCAACGGGCAGCCCATCCTGTCGCTGCCCGACGGCTTCAAGAATTCGCTGGGGGGCGACGTGTTCGGGCTCCCGATTCCACTGATCGCCGCGCTGGTGCTGGTGGCCGCGTTCACACTCATCCTGCGCTACACCAAGACCGGGCAGTACATCCTCGCCATCGGCGGGAACGCCGAGGCGGTGCGCCTGAGTGGCATCAACACGGGCCGCTTCGTGACGCTGACCTACGTGATCTCCGGCGTGCTGGCCGCGTTCGCCGCGCTCGTCCTGATCGCGCAGCTCGGCGCCGCCGAACCGATCCTCGGCAACGGCTGGGAACTCAGCGCCATCGCCGCCTCGGTGGTCGGGGGCACCAGCCTGGCCGGCGGCAAGGGCAACGTGGTCGGCGCGCTGCTGGGGGCGCTGCTGCTCAGCATGCTGCAGAACGTCCTGACGCTGCTGGGCGTGCAGGCCTTCTATCAGCTGCTCGCGACGGGCCTGATCATCATCGGCGCCATGGTCATCGACCGCTACACCCGCGGACCGTGA
- a CDS encoding sugar phosphate isomerase/epimerase family protein — protein sequence MLFATRLNSLKSRPELFFGPGPVSTEDLLRRAARIQGLNSLSLNFPEHFTPATLRATRETIEALGLSVDSLNIRYPADTFGDGGFTHPSAAVRQQAIDLSCQAMDACAALGGNHVIVWPGFDGFDYAFQDSYERMFAHTVEGFAQLAAHDPGMRVGLEYKPWEPRKYSLIGNMGEALLVVQEVGADNLGVVLDYCHAQMANEHAPKAAALALRHHKLFGVHLNDGYGRQDDGLMVGTASLLTTLELLVLLERGGYPGTIYFDTFPVREDPVRECEWNIRVTQRLLTLARDIAADSAIGTGHDAFNVTAVIEKLLFPERVHV from the coding sequence ATGCTGTTTGCCACGCGTCTCAATTCACTCAAGTCGAGGCCAGAGCTGTTCTTTGGTCCCGGCCCGGTCAGCACCGAGGACCTGCTCCGGCGGGCGGCCCGCATCCAGGGCCTAAATTCCCTGAGCCTGAACTTTCCCGAGCACTTCACGCCGGCGACGCTGCGCGCGACCCGCGAGACCATCGAGGCCCTGGGGCTCAGCGTCGATAGCCTCAACATCCGGTACCCGGCCGACACGTTCGGCGACGGCGGCTTCACGCACCCGAGCGCGGCCGTCCGGCAGCAGGCAATCGACCTGAGCTGCCAGGCGATGGACGCCTGCGCCGCCCTGGGCGGCAACCACGTGATCGTGTGGCCGGGCTTCGACGGCTTCGACTACGCCTTCCAGGACAGCTACGAGCGGATGTTCGCGCACACCGTGGAGGGCTTCGCGCAGCTGGCCGCGCACGATCCGGGTATGCGGGTCGGGCTGGAGTACAAGCCGTGGGAGCCGCGCAAGTATTCCCTGATCGGCAACATGGGCGAGGCCCTGCTGGTGGTGCAGGAGGTGGGCGCAGACAACCTCGGCGTCGTGCTCGACTACTGCCACGCGCAGATGGCCAACGAGCACGCCCCGAAGGCGGCCGCGCTGGCCCTGCGCCACCACAAGCTGTTCGGCGTGCACCTGAACGACGGCTACGGCCGGCAGGACGACGGCCTGATGGTCGGCACCGCCAGCCTGCTCACCACGCTGGAACTGCTGGTGCTGCTGGAACGCGGCGGGTACCCCGGCACCATCTACTTCGATACCTTCCCGGTCCGCGAGGACCCGGTGCGCGAATGCGAGTGGAACATCCGCGTCACGCAGCGCCTGCTCACCCTGGCCCGCGACATCGCCGCCGATTCCGCCATCGGCACAGGGCACGACGCGTTCAACGTCACGGCCGTCATCGAGAAGCTCCTCTTCCCCGAGCGCGTCCATGTCTGA
- a CDS encoding DeoR/GlpR family DNA-binding transcription regulator, producing the protein MLPLERQTRILELMDAHESLLTQEIAEKVGVSEATIRRDLQGLAERGLVSRTHGGAMRLERHIAREPAFATKSVRMPTEKMAIADYAASQVPDGATVIFDAGTTILEVARRLAGRPLTAITLDLPAAQALAVGETEVLLLGGRVRSNSFSITGPWTEEHLRNLRADLFLMGAHAVDERGVSNAVIEEAVVKRLAVEASHATMLLADHTKFGWRAMTQVCGLDRIGRIVSDRRTRRFEWLRDAGVTLNVV; encoded by the coding sequence ATGCTTCCACTTGAGCGGCAAACGCGCATTCTGGAGCTGATGGACGCGCACGAGTCCCTGCTCACCCAGGAGATCGCCGAGAAAGTCGGCGTGTCCGAGGCCACCATCCGGCGTGACCTGCAGGGCCTGGCCGAGCGCGGCCTGGTGTCGCGCACGCACGGGGGCGCCATGCGGCTGGAGCGTCACATCGCGCGGGAGCCGGCCTTCGCCACGAAGTCCGTGCGGATGCCGACCGAGAAGATGGCGATTGCGGATTACGCGGCGTCCCAGGTGCCCGACGGCGCCACCGTCATCTTCGACGCGGGCACCACCATCCTGGAGGTGGCGCGCCGGCTGGCGGGGCGGCCGCTCACCGCGATCACGCTGGACCTGCCCGCCGCGCAGGCCCTGGCAGTCGGGGAAACCGAGGTGCTGCTGCTGGGCGGGCGCGTCCGCAGCAACAGCTTCAGCATCACCGGGCCGTGGACCGAGGAGCACTTGCGCAACCTGCGGGCCGACCTGTTCCTGATGGGCGCGCACGCGGTGGACGAGCGCGGAGTCTCGAACGCCGTGATCGAGGAGGCGGTGGTCAAGCGCCTGGCGGTCGAGGCCAGCCACGCCACCATGCTGCTCGCGGACCACACCAAGTTCGGGTGGCGCGCGATGACGCAGGTGTGCGGCCTGGACCGCATCGGGCGGATCGTCAGCGACCGCCGGACGCGCAGGTTCGAGTGGCTGCGCGACGCCGGCGTCACCCTGAACGTCGTGTGA
- a CDS encoding sugar ABC transporter substrate-binding protein, with product MKTTIVSALLAVTGVAAAQAFSPDTEKSRIESSQLEAKFGPVPTLPAGTQFGGVMKALSNEYWQLLRSGYLKGGEKYGVKIDAQAPSNESDQIGQLSMMNTMLGKDYKALLISPQSDVNLLPGIQKAGKTSLVLNVNDAVAPSAQHFVGNSQYDNGVSVANYLLKTFPKGGQVAVIEGQAGVYAARQRTLGFKTTLAKNPALKVVASVPADWDRQKAFTTARDLLRRYPNLTAFYCNNDTMALGVVEAVKASGRLGKTLVFGTDGINAAYDSIKKGELTGTVDSFPILTGEVAVEVAVRLLGGQKLPRVVATPQALVMKDNMAQYEQFKK from the coding sequence ATGAAAACAACCATCGTGTCCGCCCTGCTTGCCGTCACCGGTGTCGCCGCCGCGCAGGCGTTCTCTCCCGACACCGAGAAGAGCCGGATCGAGTCGTCGCAACTGGAGGCGAAGTTCGGGCCAGTGCCCACACTGCCCGCCGGCACCCAGTTCGGCGGCGTGATGAAGGCCCTGTCGAACGAGTACTGGCAGCTGCTGCGCAGCGGGTATCTCAAGGGCGGCGAGAAGTACGGCGTGAAGATCGACGCCCAGGCCCCCAGCAACGAGAGTGACCAGATCGGCCAGCTCAGCATGATGAACACCATGCTCGGCAAGGACTACAAGGCGCTGCTGATCTCGCCGCAGAGCGACGTGAACCTGCTGCCGGGCATCCAGAAGGCCGGCAAGACCAGTCTGGTCCTGAACGTCAACGACGCGGTCGCGCCGTCCGCGCAGCACTTCGTGGGCAACAGCCAGTACGACAACGGCGTGAGCGTCGCCAACTACCTCCTGAAGACCTTCCCGAAGGGCGGTCAGGTGGCCGTGATCGAGGGTCAGGCCGGCGTGTACGCGGCGCGCCAGCGCACCCTGGGCTTCAAGACCACCCTTGCCAAGAACCCGGCCCTGAAGGTCGTGGCGAGCGTGCCGGCCGACTGGGACCGCCAGAAGGCCTTCACGACCGCGCGTGACCTGCTGCGCCGCTACCCGAACCTGACCGCGTTCTACTGCAACAACGACACCATGGCGCTCGGCGTGGTCGAGGCCGTCAAGGCGTCCGGCCGACTGGGCAAGACGCTGGTGTTCGGCACCGACGGCATCAACGCCGCCTACGACAGCATCAAGAAGGGTGAACTCACCGGGACCGTGGACTCCTTCCCGATCCTGACGGGCGAGGTCGCCGTCGAGGTGGCCGTGCGGCTGCTGGGCGGCCAGAAGCTGCCGCGCGTGGTCGCCACCCCGCAGGCGCTGGTCATGAAGGACAACATGGCCCAGTACGAGCAGTTCAAGAAGTAA
- a CDS encoding sugar ABC transporter ATP-binding protein — MAELLSAHNINKSFSGVQVLRDVHFSLGEGEVHALLGENGAGKSTLLKTLFGMHQPDSGTLSVGGQSVVLHSPRAAQDHGIAMIHQELALIPELTVAQNVLLGNEGRERLNYAHMNARVQPFLERVGLKVAPGTPVKRLTIAQQQMVEIARALARQARIIIMDEPTSSLTTQETRQLYAVVRELTAGGVGIIYVSHHFDEIEELADRVTVLRDGQYVGTVEQRGVTREQLVTMMVGRELAAQHAPPHRTPGDIRLKVSRLGRAGAFDDVSFSVRAGEVVTLAGLIGSGRTEVLRAVYGADTAECGEVELDGEVVARPTPAGMMRRGTGFIPEDRRHQGIVPDARVSVNMMLTSWAKGRVGVRGTEMRREVEPQMEQLGIRPNNPQQVIRRLSGGNQQKVILARWLAAGCGLLLIDEPTRGIDVASKADIYALIDSLAERGVAVLMVSSELPEVLRLSDRVLVMREGTVAGELSRQDASEERILALATGAHAHAEDPVHV, encoded by the coding sequence GTGGCTGAGCTGCTCAGCGCCCACAACATCAACAAATCGTTCAGCGGCGTCCAGGTGCTCCGTGACGTCCATTTCTCGCTGGGTGAGGGCGAGGTGCACGCCCTGCTCGGTGAAAACGGGGCCGGCAAGAGCACCCTGCTCAAGACCCTGTTCGGCATGCACCAGCCGGACTCCGGCACCCTGAGCGTGGGCGGGCAGAGCGTGGTCCTGCACAGCCCGCGCGCCGCGCAGGACCACGGCATCGCGATGATCCACCAGGAACTCGCGCTGATTCCCGAACTGACGGTCGCGCAGAATGTACTGCTCGGCAACGAGGGCCGGGAGCGCCTGAACTACGCGCATATGAACGCCCGCGTCCAGCCGTTTCTCGAGCGGGTGGGCCTGAAGGTCGCGCCGGGCACGCCCGTCAAGCGCCTCACCATCGCGCAGCAGCAGATGGTCGAGATCGCGCGCGCGCTCGCCCGGCAGGCCCGCATCATCATCATGGACGAGCCGACGTCCAGCCTCACCACCCAGGAGACCCGGCAGCTGTACGCCGTGGTGCGGGAACTCACGGCCGGCGGCGTGGGCATCATCTATGTCAGCCACCACTTCGACGAGATCGAGGAACTCGCCGACCGCGTGACGGTGCTGCGCGACGGGCAGTACGTGGGCACCGTCGAGCAGCGCGGCGTGACCCGCGAGCAGCTCGTGACCATGATGGTTGGCCGCGAACTCGCGGCGCAGCACGCCCCGCCGCACAGGACACCGGGCGACATCCGCCTGAAGGTCAGCCGCCTCGGCCGCGCCGGCGCGTTTGACGACGTGAGTTTCAGCGTCCGGGCCGGCGAGGTCGTCACGCTGGCCGGCCTGATCGGCTCGGGGCGCACCGAGGTGCTGCGCGCGGTCTACGGCGCGGACACGGCGGAGTGCGGCGAGGTCGAACTCGACGGCGAGGTCGTGGCCCGGCCGACGCCGGCCGGCATGATGCGGCGCGGCACCGGCTTCATCCCGGAAGACCGCCGCCACCAGGGCATCGTGCCCGACGCGCGGGTGAGCGTGAACATGATGCTGACCAGCTGGGCCAAGGGCCGGGTGGGCGTGCGCGGCACCGAGATGCGCCGCGAGGTCGAGCCGCAGATGGAGCAGCTCGGCATCCGCCCGAACAACCCCCAGCAGGTGATCCGCCGCCTGTCGGGCGGCAACCAGCAGAAGGTGATCCTGGCCCGCTGGCTCGCGGCCGGCTGCGGCCTGCTGCTGATCGACGAACCCACCCGCGGCATCGACGTGGCGAGCAAGGCGGACATCTACGCGCTGATCGACAGCCTCGCCGAGCGCGGCGTCGCGGTGCTGATGGTGTCGTCCGAACTGCCCGAAGTCCTGCGGCTCAGCGACCGCGTCCTGGTGATGCGTGAGGGAACGGTCGCGGGGGAACTCTCACGCCAAGACGCCAGCGAGGAGCGCATCCTGGCGCTGGCCACCGGAGCACATGCCCATGCAGAAGACCCAGTCCACGTCTAA
- a CDS encoding LacI family DNA-binding transcriptional regulator, with amino-acid sequence MAPPPRKGPTQREVARLAGVSQAAVSQVLNGGVDGIRIPDATRQRVLQAMQEIGYVPNVAARRLAGGHNRILGVFTYEPVFPTSTRDFFTPFLEGIEEAAAELDYDLLLHTRPGPQGGRRAVYHDGASRLRLADGTVMLGLLDEQRREDLAQLVGGGHPTVFIGRRDLPGQDLPYVTADYAAATAQACAALLARGHRHTLYLGTLTRHESAVDRELGYRRALRHDPEHGRVERVETVTPELVAGALRVGVTGVLCENERLTAEWIAVAQALGHRWPQDYGFAVLGDPIYQGELPAGWAHVTIPRLEMGREAVRLLAQLLAGVPAPPRILPCRWVPAASLGGNASG; translated from the coding sequence GTGGCCCCCCCGCCCCGTAAAGGCCCCACCCAGCGCGAGGTCGCCCGGCTTGCCGGGGTGTCCCAGGCGGCCGTGTCGCAGGTGCTCAACGGCGGCGTGGACGGTATCCGCATTCCGGACGCGACCCGGCAGCGCGTCCTGCAGGCCATGCAGGAGATCGGCTACGTGCCCAACGTCGCCGCGCGGCGCCTCGCGGGCGGCCACAACCGCATCCTGGGCGTGTTCACGTACGAGCCGGTCTTCCCGACAAGCACGCGGGACTTCTTCACCCCCTTCTTGGAAGGGATCGAGGAAGCTGCCGCGGAACTCGACTACGACCTGCTGCTCCACACCCGGCCGGGGCCGCAGGGGGGCCGGCGCGCGGTGTACCACGACGGGGCCAGCCGCCTGCGGCTCGCGGACGGCACGGTCATGCTCGGTCTGCTGGACGAGCAGCGGCGCGAGGATCTGGCGCAACTCGTCGGCGGAGGCCACCCGACGGTCTTCATCGGCCGGCGCGACCTGCCGGGTCAGGACCTGCCGTACGTGACCGCGGACTACGCTGCCGCCACCGCCCAGGCCTGCGCGGCCCTGCTGGCACGCGGGCACCGGCACACCCTGTACCTGGGCACGCTCACCCGCCACGAATCCGCCGTGGACCGCGAACTCGGGTACCGCCGTGCCCTGCGCCATGACCCCGAGCACGGGCGCGTGGAGCGCGTCGAGACCGTCACGCCAGAGCTGGTGGCCGGGGCCCTGCGCGTCGGCGTCACCGGCGTCCTGTGTGAGAACGAGCGCCTGACTGCCGAGTGGATCGCCGTGGCGCAGGCGCTGGGGCACCGCTGGCCGCAGGACTACGGCTTCGCGGTGCTGGGCGACCCCATCTACCAGGGCGAGCTGCCGGCCGGCTGGGCGCACGTGACCATTCCCCGCCTGGAGATGGGCCGGGAGGCCGTGCGCCTGCTCGCCCAGCTCCTCGCCGGAGTCCCCGCCCCGCCCCGCATCCTGCCCTGCCGCTGGGTGCCCGCGGCGTCGCTGGGTGGGAACGCCTCGGGATAA